The proteins below come from a single Perca flavescens isolate YP-PL-M2 chromosome 8, PFLA_1.0, whole genome shotgun sequence genomic window:
- the LOC114560455 gene encoding transmembrane protein 80-like: protein MAMHGPGRSANVSALSSVTFQLLLKLTTVYFVFYFLFTLGLIIRKSLVLPYPVDALVCDVCLLFLLAALDFLHFFCGVKGNLTESERYILANLIVTGTTILLTIYFLVWQTYVMRADVIISSVLLVAYGLDGVLALSTLARLASVYS, encoded by the exons atggcgATGCACGGACCTG gaaGATCAGCTAACGTCAGTGCA CTGTCATCTGTTACTTTCCAGTTGCTGCTGAAACTGACAACAGTCTATTTTGTCTTCTATTTCCTGTTCACTCTCGGCTTGATCATCAGAAAGA GCTTGGTGCTGCCTTATCCTGTTGATGCTCTGGTCTGtgatgtctgtctgctgttccTACTGGCTGCTCTGGATTTCCTCCATTTTTTCTGTG GTGTGAAGGGCAACCTGACGGAGAGTGAGCGCTATATTCTGGCTAACCTCATTGTGACAGGGACAACTATCCTGCTGACGATCTACTTCCTAGTGTGGCAGACGTACGTGATGAGGGCAGACGTAATCATTAGCAGTGTCTTACTCGTTGCCTACGGCTTAGATGGAGTCCTGGCTCTCAGCACTCTAGCCCGACTGGCCAG